In a single window of the Mus musculus strain C57BL/6J chromosome 6, GRCm38.p6 C57BL/6J genome:
- the Art4 gene encoding ecto-ADP-ribosyltransferase 4 precursor, with amino-acid sequence MALWLPGGQLTLLLLLWVQQTPAGSTEAPLKVDVDLTPDSFDDQYQGCSEQMVEELNQGDYFIKEVDTHKYYSRAWQKAHLTWLNQAKALPESMTPVHAVAIVVFTLNLNVSSDLAKAMARAAGSPGQYSQSFHFKYLHYYLTSAIQLLRKDSSTKNGSLCYKVYHGMKDVSIGANVGSTIRFGQFLSASLLKEETRVSGNQTLFTIFTCLGASVQDFSLRKEVLIPPYELFEVVSKSGSPKGDLINLRSAGNMSTYNCQLLKACSKKCAPAPVVIGCLFLVTVVISSKSRAQRNLLAPF; translated from the exons GCTCCTCTTAAGGTCGACGTGGACTTGACACCTGATTCCTTTGATGATCAATACCAAGGCTGTAGCGAACAGATGGTGGAGGAGCTAAATCAAGGAGACTATTTCATAAAGGAAGTAGATACTCATAAGTATTACTCCAGAGCATGGCAAAAAGCCCACCTAACCTGGCTGAACCAGGCAAAGGCCCTCCCGGAGAGCATGACCCCGGTGCATGCTGTGGCCATTGTGGTTTTCACCCTGAATCTCAATGTGAGCTCTGACTTGGCCAAGGCCATGGCCAGGGCTGCGGGATCTCCTGGGCAGTACAGTCAGTCATTCCACTTCAAGTATCTGCACTACTACCTCACCTCAGCCATCCAGCTGCTGAGGAAAGACAGCTCTACAAAGAACGGCAGTCTGTGTTACAAGGTGTACCACGGGATGAAGGATGTGAGCATTGGAGCCAACGTAGGTTCCACCATTCGATTCGGCCagttcctctctgcctccctgctaAAGGAAGAGACACGGGTGTCTGGAAACCAAACCCTGTTTACCATTTTCACTTGTCTGGGTGCCTCTGTGCAAGACTTCTCTCTCAGGAAGGAAGTCTTGATCCCCCCCTATGAGTTATTTGAAGTCGTAAGTAAGAGCGGCAGCCCCAAAGGAGATTTGATAAACTTGCGGTCTGCTGGGAACATGAGCACGTATAACTGCCAGCTGCTAAAAG CTTGCAGCAAGAAGTGCGCCCCTGCTCCAGTGGTTATCGGCTGCCTCTTTTTGGTCACTGTTGTTATCTCGTCCAAAAGCAGAGCGCAAAGGAATCTACTGGCTCCTTTTTAA